From the genome of Vibrio navarrensis, one region includes:
- a CDS encoding methyl-accepting chemotaxis protein, with protein sequence MKLTLKQKLIGASLSAVVIMAAALTWLSAGQLSNQTRNGVYARAQSLGEAAAQGISDWISIRKNIAKAFNDYSEESDVVPYLQQARKAGGFDDIFLGTPAGEMYRSHPERNRADYDPRVRPWYKDASAAGKQIITTAYQDAITNALLVTIAEPVRHNGKLVGVVGADVLIDQLINDVISLDAGKNAHAMLIDTQDGTFLAHPNKALSLKPVNTLLKQFTMQDIERAASQGAIEEAIVNGQQKLFYFVKVPQTPWMFAIEMDRATEEASLSQLMREMLITATLITAAVIAAVYWLVGFLFRDLGRVSHALEEIASGEGDLTQRLEPRSDDEVGNLAENFNRFVGNMHTMVSKLSEVSASLSEQAKMTAQQAEERSQRISLQQDEINMVATAVNEMAAATQEIAGNADHTAQNAEEAVSACVHGSSQVTQTQGSIQNLSQEVQVATNVIQELEAHGNSINTILSTIQGIAEQTNLLALNAAIEAARAGEQGRGFAVVADEVRVLSQRTHASTQEIQQTIEKLQSTTSQAVGIMDDSRALALTSVDDANSAAVSLTQIHTAVVRISDMATQIASAAEEQASVTTEITRNTEGIRDVSNELAAEAHEAAAQASMLSDLSHELEQEIRRFKL encoded by the coding sequence ATGAAATTGACACTAAAGCAAAAGCTCATAGGCGCAAGTCTGTCAGCGGTAGTGATCATGGCTGCCGCCTTAACCTGGCTGTCCGCAGGACAGCTATCCAACCAAACCCGTAATGGCGTATATGCCCGCGCGCAAAGCCTCGGTGAAGCGGCGGCGCAAGGCATTTCTGATTGGATTTCGATCCGCAAGAACATTGCCAAAGCTTTTAATGACTACAGCGAAGAAAGCGATGTTGTGCCGTATCTACAGCAAGCGCGCAAAGCGGGTGGTTTTGACGATATTTTCCTAGGAACACCTGCGGGTGAGATGTACCGTTCGCATCCAGAGCGTAACCGTGCCGATTACGATCCCCGCGTGCGTCCTTGGTATAAAGATGCCAGTGCAGCGGGTAAGCAGATCATTACAACCGCCTATCAAGATGCGATTACCAATGCGCTGTTGGTGACGATCGCCGAACCTGTGCGTCACAACGGCAAACTGGTTGGTGTAGTGGGTGCAGACGTTCTGATTGATCAATTGATCAATGACGTAATCAGTCTAGATGCGGGCAAAAATGCCCATGCAATGTTGATTGATACACAAGACGGCACATTCTTGGCACATCCAAACAAAGCGCTTTCGCTTAAGCCTGTGAACACTCTGCTGAAACAATTTACCATGCAGGATATTGAGCGAGCGGCGTCACAAGGCGCGATTGAAGAAGCGATCGTCAATGGCCAGCAAAAGCTGTTCTACTTCGTCAAAGTACCTCAAACGCCGTGGATGTTTGCGATTGAAATGGATCGCGCTACCGAAGAGGCCAGCTTGAGCCAACTGATGCGCGAAATGCTCATCACCGCCACCCTAATCACTGCCGCTGTTATTGCTGCTGTCTACTGGCTGGTGGGCTTTTTGTTCCGCGACCTTGGCCGCGTTTCTCATGCGTTGGAAGAAATTGCCTCCGGTGAAGGGGATCTTACTCAGCGCCTAGAGCCGCGCAGTGACGATGAAGTGGGCAATCTGGCGGAAAACTTCAACCGTTTTGTGGGTAATATGCACACTATGGTCAGCAAGTTGAGCGAAGTCTCTGCATCACTGTCTGAACAAGCCAAAATGACCGCACAGCAAGCTGAGGAGCGTAGCCAACGTATTTCATTGCAGCAAGATGAAATAAACATGGTGGCGACCGCAGTCAACGAGATGGCGGCTGCGACACAAGAGATTGCAGGTAATGCTGATCACACAGCGCAAAATGCGGAAGAAGCGGTGTCTGCGTGCGTTCACGGTTCTTCACAAGTGACGCAAACGCAAGGCTCTATTCAGAACTTGTCACAAGAAGTGCAAGTGGCGACCAATGTAATTCAAGAGCTGGAAGCGCACGGCAACAGTATCAATACCATTCTTTCAACCATTCAGGGTATTGCAGAGCAAACGAACTTGCTGGCACTCAATGCGGCGATTGAAGCGGCGCGTGCGGGCGAGCAAGGGCGCGGTTTTGCAGTGGTTGCGGATGAAGTTCGTGTACTGAGTCAACGCACTCACGCGTCAACGCAAGAGATCCAGCAAACCATCGAGAAGCTGCAGAGCACCACGTCACAGGCGGTTGGCATTATGGACGACAGTCGTGCACTGGCGCTGACCAGCGTTGATGATGCCAACTCGGCGGCGGTAAGCTTAACGCAAATCCATACGGCTGTTGTACGTATTAGCGATATGGCGACGCAAATTGCATCGGCGGCGGAAGAGCAGGCATCGGTAACCACCGAAATCACCCGCAATACCGAAGGCATTCGCGATGTGTCAAACGAGCTGGCTGCCGAGGCGCATGAAGCGGCGGCGCAAGCCAGCATGTTGTCGGATCTTTCTCATGAACTTGAGCAAGAGATCAGACGCTTTAAGCTGTAA
- a CDS encoding amino acid aminotransferase: MFEKVVAAPADPILGLTEEFKKDPRQGKINLGVGIYKNEQGETPVLATVKKAEAALVETEKTKSYLTIEGTAEYALAVQKLLFGEDSDILASLRAKTAQAPGGTGALRVAGEFIKRQLGDVKIWISNPTWANHHGVFKAAGLETTEYSYYNAQTKDKDFAAMVADLEKASAGDVVLLHGCCHNPTGIDPTEQEWEVLAKLVAEKGLLPMFDFAYQGFAKGVEEDAQGLRTFAKYNKEILVASSFSKNFGLYNERVGAFTLVAENQDVAETAFSQVKAIIRSIYSNPPAHGSAVVTYILSDAALRAEWEAEVAEMRDRIQEMRELFVATLKAEGVDADFSFIERQNGMFSFSGLNKEQVARLKEEFAIYIVGSGRISVAGMTKENMGPLCKALTQVL, from the coding sequence ATGTTTGAAAAAGTAGTTGCCGCCCCGGCTGACCCGATCCTTGGCCTGACTGAAGAGTTCAAAAAAGACCCTCGTCAGGGGAAAATTAACCTTGGTGTTGGTATTTATAAGAATGAACAAGGTGAAACCCCTGTTCTTGCAACGGTGAAAAAAGCAGAAGCTGCTTTAGTTGAAACCGAGAAAACCAAGTCTTACCTGACTATCGAAGGCACCGCGGAATACGCTCTGGCGGTTCAGAAACTACTTTTCGGTGAGGATTCAGACATCCTCGCTTCTCTACGCGCTAAAACCGCCCAAGCGCCGGGTGGTACGGGTGCATTGCGTGTGGCTGGCGAGTTCATCAAACGCCAACTGGGCGACGTAAAGATCTGGATCAGCAACCCAACTTGGGCAAACCACCACGGTGTGTTTAAAGCCGCTGGCCTTGAAACGACGGAATACAGCTACTACAACGCGCAAACTAAAGACAAAGACTTCGCTGCCATGGTCGCGGATCTAGAAAAAGCCAGTGCTGGTGATGTGGTGTTGCTTCACGGATGCTGCCATAACCCGACAGGTATCGACCCAACCGAACAAGAGTGGGAAGTACTGGCGAAACTGGTGGCCGAAAAAGGCCTGCTGCCGATGTTCGATTTCGCTTATCAAGGCTTTGCTAAAGGTGTCGAGGAAGATGCGCAAGGTCTGCGTACTTTTGCTAAGTACAACAAAGAGATCCTCGTTGCGAGTTCCTTCTCGAAGAACTTTGGCCTGTACAACGAACGTGTGGGTGCGTTTACCCTAGTGGCTGAAAACCAAGACGTTGCGGAAACGGCCTTCTCTCAAGTGAAAGCCATCATCCGTTCTATCTACTCTAACCCACCTGCGCACGGTAGCGCCGTGGTTACATACATCCTAAGTGATGCCGCGTTACGTGCTGAGTGGGAAGCTGAAGTGGCAGAAATGCGTGACCGCATTCAAGAGATGCGTGAGCTGTTCGTGGCGACGCTTAAAGCGGAAGGCGTGGATGCTGATTTCAGCTTTATCGAACGCCAAAACGGCATGTTCTCTTTCTCAGGTCTAAACAAAGAGCAAGTAGCGCGCCTGAAAGAAGAATTTGCCATTTACATCGTCGGCTCTGGGCGTATCAGCGTAGCGGGTATGACCAAAGAGAACATGGGCCCTCTGTGCAAAGCTCTTACACAAGTGCTGTAA
- a CDS encoding MarR family winged helix-turn-helix transcriptional regulator, with translation MEKHEEVLIAIRQIIRAIDLHSKKLNKISGLTGPQLILMRAIKELGEVTIRQLANHTNMSQATATAILDRLERNGYVERVRSKEDKRKVHAHLTADGERILKQAPMPLQENFISEFQKLEDWEQSLLLSSVQRISSMMSAEQIDVSPILELGSIKPE, from the coding sequence TTGGAAAAACACGAAGAAGTTCTCATCGCCATCAGACAGATCATCCGCGCCATCGATTTACATTCGAAGAAGCTCAATAAAATTTCTGGACTGACTGGCCCTCAGCTTATTTTGATGCGTGCAATCAAAGAGTTAGGTGAGGTAACCATTCGCCAACTGGCCAACCATACCAATATGAGCCAAGCAACCGCCACGGCAATTTTGGACCGTTTGGAAAGAAACGGGTATGTAGAGCGAGTTCGCAGCAAAGAAGATAAACGCAAAGTGCACGCCCATCTCACTGCCGATGGAGAGCGCATTCTCAAGCAAGCGCCAATGCCATTGCAGGAAAATTTCATCTCTGAGTTTCAGAAATTGGAAGATTGGGAGCAGTCACTGCTACTTTCGTCTGTGCAGCGAATCTCCAGCATGATGAGCGCAGAGCAAATTGATGTATCCCCCATTCTTGAGCTGGGTAGCATCAAGCCAGAGTAA
- a CDS encoding HD domain-containing phosphohydrolase — protein sequence MTYYNSSLTLKLYFLAALIFGTYGGRVCPMLASLTPIEVLAQTACVFVVMYVLRHFVLIHHRWSQALLFARLDTSLFFVGSLPLAIYYNLQYDFTIDSNLKVLFGMTLFGFFTGLLLQLEARTKQFDTLSSENTYPLELTGQRQSIVKQLIVMMIILIGALTIMLTMVAVKDIFWLEHNPERLLDGSGKTSIIKEFIYLALVLGGYVVAILLLWSKLMKKVLLSQERKLQLVTQGDISQRLPVFEHNELGAMASLTNKMLDSLKSAQDEVQTTRDVAIVSLAALAESRDNETGAHIIRTQEYVRALATFLAQSPQHQSLLTAKYIDLLYKSAPLHDVGKVGIPDSVLLKPGKLTDEEFAIMKGHPQIGADALSIAEKRMGSSSFLRVAKEISLTHHEKWDGSGYPNKLSGEEIPLSGRLMALADVYDALISKRVYKPAFSHEKAREIILEGRGKHFDPQVVDAFLAVEQDFCVIAARYKDGQD from the coding sequence ATGACCTACTACAACTCGTCTCTTACATTAAAGCTTTACTTTCTCGCTGCTCTCATTTTTGGCACCTACGGTGGCCGAGTCTGCCCAATGTTGGCTTCACTTACACCAATAGAAGTGCTGGCACAAACCGCGTGTGTCTTTGTTGTGATGTATGTCCTGCGCCACTTTGTGCTTATTCATCATCGTTGGAGCCAGGCGCTTCTCTTCGCGCGCTTAGACACCAGTTTGTTTTTTGTTGGCAGCCTTCCTCTAGCCATCTATTACAATCTGCAATATGACTTCACTATCGACAGTAACCTCAAGGTACTGTTCGGTATGACGCTGTTTGGCTTTTTTACTGGCCTTTTGTTGCAATTGGAGGCGAGAACCAAACAATTCGACACTTTATCGTCTGAAAATACTTACCCGTTGGAACTGACCGGACAACGGCAATCTATTGTTAAACAGTTGATTGTGATGATGATTATTTTAATCGGCGCATTAACCATTATGCTGACCATGGTGGCCGTCAAAGACATTTTCTGGCTGGAACACAACCCAGAACGGTTGCTCGATGGCAGCGGAAAAACCAGTATTATCAAAGAGTTTATCTATCTTGCCTTAGTCCTTGGCGGTTATGTTGTTGCGATTTTGCTCCTTTGGAGCAAATTGATGAAGAAAGTCCTACTAAGCCAAGAGCGTAAGTTGCAACTCGTGACGCAAGGCGACATCAGCCAGCGCTTGCCGGTTTTTGAGCACAACGAACTGGGTGCCATGGCCTCGCTCACCAATAAAATGCTCGATAGCTTAAAATCGGCGCAGGATGAAGTGCAAACCACCCGCGACGTTGCCATCGTCAGCCTAGCCGCACTTGCTGAGTCTCGGGACAACGAAACAGGCGCGCACATCATTCGCACCCAAGAATATGTGCGAGCACTCGCCACCTTTTTGGCACAAAGCCCACAACACCAATCACTACTGACAGCCAAATACATTGATCTGTTATACAAGTCCGCTCCACTACACGATGTGGGTAAAGTGGGCATTCCTGATAGCGTGCTACTCAAGCCCGGAAAGCTTACCGATGAAGAATTTGCCATCATGAAAGGCCACCCGCAGATCGGCGCAGATGCACTCTCTATCGCCGAAAAACGTATGGGTTCGAGCTCTTTTCTGCGAGTCGCCAAGGAAATATCCCTCACTCACCATGAAAAATGGGATGGTTCCGGTTACCCTAATAAACTCTCCGGTGAAGAGATCCCACTTTCCGGACGCTTGATGGCACTGGCCGATGTTTATGATGCACTTATCTCCAAACGGGTTTACAAGCCGGCATTTAGCCATGAAAAAGCGCGAGAAATTATCTTAGAAGGACGAGGAAAACATTTTGACCCGCAGGTTGTCGACGCTTTTCTTGCCGTAGAGCAAGATTTCTGCGTGATTGCGGCGCGCTACAAAGATGGTCAAGACTGA
- a CDS encoding 3'-5' exonuclease — protein sequence MSLFKPAPLEWQQKFAQKCQRVQDARLQRFYAQPLPLACTPINELEMVALDFETTGLDARSDDILSIGLVPFDLQRIYLNQAHHWTVRPRQNLSEESIVIHRITHSDIEHAPDLETILDEVLQQLAGKVVVVHYRHIERDFFDAALRQRIGEGIEFPLLDTLQLESDYLSQTKGGWWRRLKGVKLPSLRLAQTRRRYGLPDYSAHHALTDAIATAELLQAQFAHHYDAQSAVGEFWL from the coding sequence ATGTCGTTATTTAAACCTGCTCCCCTTGAATGGCAGCAAAAGTTTGCTCAAAAATGCCAGCGTGTGCAAGATGCTCGCTTGCAACGCTTCTATGCTCAGCCACTGCCACTCGCTTGCACCCCCATAAACGAGCTTGAGATGGTGGCGTTGGACTTTGAAACCACCGGATTAGACGCACGCAGTGATGATATTCTCTCGATTGGCTTAGTGCCGTTTGATCTGCAGCGCATTTACCTAAACCAAGCCCACCATTGGACGGTGCGTCCACGGCAAAACCTCAGCGAAGAGTCTATCGTCATTCATCGCATTACTCACAGCGATATTGAGCATGCACCGGATCTCGAGACGATTCTTGACGAGGTATTGCAACAGTTAGCCGGAAAAGTGGTGGTGGTTCATTATCGCCATATCGAACGCGATTTCTTTGATGCCGCATTAAGACAGCGTATCGGTGAAGGGATTGAGTTTCCGCTGCTGGATACATTACAGCTCGAATCAGATTATCTTAGTCAAACCAAGGGCGGATGGTGGCGGCGCTTAAAAGGCGTCAAACTGCCTTCGCTGCGCCTCGCCCAGACTCGGCGACGCTATGGTTTGCCTGACTACAGCGCCCATCATGCATTGACCGATGCCATCGCCACCGCTGAACTGTTGCAAGCGCAATTTGCCCATCACTACGATGCACAAAGCGCCGTCGGTGAGTTCTGGCTTTAG
- a CDS encoding BCCT family transporter, giving the protein MTTGIDKYSIDSTDYTVGQDNVQRWGFDVHNPVFGISAGLVALFLIAALVLDAHTAKTVLDGIKWQIIGSFDWLFIWSGNIFVVFCLALIVSPMGKIRLGGSDAVADYSFLSWLAMLFAAGMGIGLMFWSVAEPVAYFTGWYETPLNVAANSPEAAKLALGATMFHWGLHPWAIYGVVALSMAFFAYNKGLPLSMRSIFYPLLGDRAWGWAGHIVDILAVVATLFGLATSLGLGAQQAASGIHHVFGIEAGLSLQIIVIVAVTLLATISVIRGIDGGVKVISNINMLVAFALLGLVGLIGWAVSLGSVPTTLMAYVENIIPLSNPMGREDEAWFQGWTVFYWAWWISWSPFVGMFIARVSKGRTVREFMTAVLLVPTAVTLLWMSVFGGMAIDQVINGVGELGAKGLTDVPLAMFQMFDQLPYGTMLSVIAVVLVLVFFITSSDSGSLVIDSITAGGKMDAPVLQRIFWAFMEGAIAVALLWIGGTEAIQALQAGAISTALPFTFILLAMCVSLLLGMRTEKQ; this is encoded by the coding sequence ATGACGACAGGTATAGATAAGTACAGTATTGATAGTACAGACTACACGGTTGGTCAGGACAATGTTCAACGATGGGGTTTTGATGTCCATAACCCAGTGTTTGGCATTAGCGCAGGTTTGGTTGCGCTGTTTCTGATTGCCGCATTGGTACTCGACGCCCACACCGCCAAGACGGTGCTCGATGGCATCAAATGGCAAATTATCGGGTCATTTGATTGGTTGTTTATCTGGTCCGGTAATATTTTTGTGGTGTTTTGCCTGGCATTGATCGTTTCACCTATGGGTAAGATTCGTTTGGGCGGTTCTGATGCCGTAGCGGACTACTCTTTTCTATCTTGGCTAGCCATGTTGTTTGCAGCAGGGATGGGAATTGGTTTGATGTTCTGGAGTGTTGCCGAGCCGGTGGCTTATTTTACCGGATGGTATGAAACCCCATTGAATGTTGCTGCGAATTCACCGGAAGCGGCCAAACTGGCTCTGGGTGCGACCATGTTTCACTGGGGTTTACATCCTTGGGCGATTTATGGCGTTGTGGCCTTATCAATGGCCTTCTTTGCCTACAACAAAGGCCTGCCACTTTCGATGCGTTCGATCTTTTATCCTTTACTGGGTGATCGCGCTTGGGGTTGGGCAGGGCACATTGTCGATATTCTGGCGGTTGTCGCCACCTTGTTTGGCTTAGCGACATCGCTTGGCTTGGGGGCTCAGCAAGCAGCGAGTGGTATCCACCATGTGTTTGGAATTGAAGCAGGCCTGAGCCTACAGATCATTGTGATCGTCGCGGTGACGCTTCTCGCAACCATTTCAGTCATTCGTGGCATTGATGGCGGGGTTAAGGTCATCAGTAACATCAACATGTTGGTCGCTTTTGCGCTGCTTGGTTTGGTGGGTTTGATCGGTTGGGCGGTGAGCCTTGGCTCTGTGCCAACAACTTTGATGGCCTATGTTGAGAATATTATCCCGCTCAGTAACCCAATGGGGCGTGAAGATGAAGCTTGGTTCCAAGGCTGGACTGTCTTCTATTGGGCGTGGTGGATCTCTTGGTCACCATTTGTCGGCATGTTCATTGCGCGTGTTTCAAAAGGGCGCACAGTTCGTGAATTCATGACTGCGGTTCTCTTGGTACCAACAGCGGTAACATTGCTTTGGATGTCGGTGTTTGGCGGTATGGCTATCGATCAAGTGATCAATGGCGTTGGTGAGCTAGGTGCCAAAGGACTAACCGACGTGCCTTTGGCGATGTTCCAGATGTTTGACCAACTGCCATACGGCACTATGTTGTCAGTGATTGCAGTGGTATTGGTGCTGGTTTTCTTCATCACCTCATCTGACTCCGGTTCTCTGGTGATCGACTCGATTACCGCCGGCGGTAAGATGGATGCGCCAGTCCTGCAACGTATTTTCTGGGCATTTATGGAAGGTGCTATTGCGGTGGCACTGCTTTGGATTGGTGGTACAGAAGCAATTCAAGCATTGCAAGCGGGGGCGATTTCGACGGCGTTACCTTTCACCTTTATCCTCTTGGCGATGTGTGTCAGCCTGCTTTTAGGTATGCGTACCGAAAAACAGTAG
- a CDS encoding DUF294 nucleotidyltransferase-like domain-containing protein, which produces MDAELTEILNFLSQHAPFSELPEETLINVTQHIEISYYRKDTPIIRSGDEIHDLFMLRSGVVEVYRRKGELYNRLDEGTLFGQMALLTNNRVKFPVTAVEDSLLYCIPETIFQSLYDHFDSFADFVEVEKSTRLRQAVLETKEANDLTTSKVRTLLTRDAPTIESTQSIQSAAEMMANEHVSSLLVLDSNAQASSSLAPVVGIITDRDLCTRVLAQGKSPQDAVGSVMTDQVISLDHNAYVYEAMLTMLRHNVHHLPIMQGKKPLGIVEATDIVRYESQSSLLLVSRIFQQQSFEDLAQLAQEVKNSFVRLVNEDANSHMVGSAMSVIGRSFKQRIIELTEERLGPPPIDYCFLALGSMGRDEQLLVTDQDNAIILADSYRAEKHDAYFSQFAELVCDALNECGYKYCTGDIMATNPIWRMTRAQWRDCFADWIDDPNPKALLNASIFFDLDGVYGELTWASQLTDFIVNKAKQTPRFLACLARNALNRTPPLGFFKDFVMEKDGRHNNSINLKRRGTAPLADLIRVHALAVGSSARNSFERLDDVIDAGILPKGRAQNLKDALEFISMVRIRHQAVDVQNGIEPDNNIEPENLSDFERRTLKDAFQILSNAQNFLKFRYQAGNSFK; this is translated from the coding sequence ATGGATGCTGAATTAACCGAAATTCTTAACTTTCTCTCGCAACACGCGCCGTTTAGTGAGCTTCCTGAAGAGACACTGATCAATGTTACCCAGCACATCGAGATTTCTTACTACCGAAAAGATACACCTATTATTCGCAGTGGTGATGAAATTCATGATCTTTTTATGCTGCGCAGTGGCGTGGTGGAAGTCTACCGCCGCAAAGGCGAGCTTTACAATCGTTTAGACGAAGGTACCCTGTTTGGTCAAATGGCTTTGCTCACCAACAACCGAGTCAAATTTCCCGTCACAGCGGTGGAAGATTCGTTGCTCTATTGCATTCCGGAAACCATTTTCCAATCGCTCTACGACCACTTTGATTCCTTCGCGGACTTTGTTGAGGTGGAAAAGAGTACCCGATTGCGCCAAGCGGTACTTGAGACCAAAGAAGCGAACGACCTCACTACCTCAAAAGTTCGTACCTTACTGACCCGTGATGCACCAACCATTGAGAGCACTCAGTCGATCCAAAGTGCCGCGGAGATGATGGCCAATGAACACGTCTCTTCCCTGCTGGTGTTAGATTCCAACGCCCAAGCCTCTTCCTCATTGGCTCCCGTGGTCGGTATCATCACAGACCGCGATTTGTGCACCCGTGTGTTGGCTCAGGGAAAATCACCACAAGATGCAGTTGGTAGTGTGATGACAGATCAAGTGATCTCACTCGATCATAACGCCTATGTGTATGAAGCCATGCTGACCATGCTCAGGCACAATGTGCACCATTTGCCTATCATGCAGGGGAAAAAGCCGCTCGGGATTGTCGAAGCGACGGATATTGTCCGTTATGAATCTCAGAGCTCTCTGCTCTTGGTCAGCCGCATTTTTCAACAGCAGAGCTTTGAGGATCTCGCGCAACTGGCGCAAGAAGTGAAAAACAGCTTTGTCCGCCTAGTGAACGAAGATGCCAACTCACACATGGTCGGTAGTGCCATGTCGGTGATTGGCCGCAGCTTCAAGCAGCGCATTATTGAGTTGACCGAAGAACGTCTCGGCCCACCACCCATTGACTACTGTTTTCTCGCATTGGGCTCTATGGGACGTGACGAGCAATTGTTGGTGACCGACCAAGACAACGCCATCATCCTTGCCGACAGCTACCGTGCCGAAAAGCACGACGCTTATTTCAGCCAATTTGCCGAGCTGGTATGTGATGCACTCAACGAGTGTGGTTACAAATATTGCACTGGCGATATTATGGCGACTAACCCGATTTGGCGCATGACACGTGCGCAGTGGCGTGATTGCTTTGCTGACTGGATTGATGATCCTAACCCGAAGGCCTTGCTCAATGCCTCGATTTTCTTTGATTTGGATGGCGTGTACGGAGAGCTCACATGGGCATCGCAGTTGACCGATTTTATCGTCAACAAAGCCAAACAGACGCCCCGTTTTCTCGCCTGTTTGGCGCGTAACGCTCTGAATCGCACGCCACCTCTGGGCTTTTTTAAAGATTTTGTGATGGAGAAAGATGGCCGTCACAACAATTCGATTAACCTCAAGCGACGTGGCACTGCGCCATTGGCCGATCTCATTCGCGTCCATGCGTTAGCGGTCGGGTCGAGTGCCAGAAACTCGTTTGAGAGGCTCGACGATGTGATTGATGCCGGCATTCTGCCTAAAGGGCGCGCACAAAACCTCAAAGATGCGTTGGAATTTATCTCTATGGTACGCATCCGCCATCAGGCTGTGGATGTGCAAAACGGTATTGAACCTGATAACAATATCGAACCCGAAAACCTGTCGGATTTTGAACGCAGAACACTCAAAGATGCCTTTCAGATCCTAAGCAATGCGCAGAACTTCCTGAAGTTTCGCTATCAAGCTGGCAACAGTTTTAAATAA
- the asnS gene encoding asparagine--tRNA ligase, which produces MTYAPVKDVLSGKLAVDSEVTVRGWIRTRRDSKAGISFLAIYDGSCFDPIQAVVPNNLNNYNDEVLKLTTGCSVEVTGKVVESPASGQAFELAATEVKVVGWVEDADTYPMAKTRHSIEYLREVAHLRPRTNVIGAVARVRHTLSQAIHRFYHEQGYYWLSAPLITASDAEGAGEMFRVSTLDLANLPRKENGDVDFNEDFFGKETFLTVSGQLNGEAYACALSKIYTFGPTFRAENSNTSRHLAEFWMVEPEVAFADLNDIAKLAEDMLKYVFAAVLEERRDDLEFFASRIDKDAITRLEQFVSSDFAQVDYTDAIQILLDSGREFEFPVEWGIDMSSEHERYLAEEHFKAPVIVKNYPKDIKAFYMRLNDDGKTVAAMDVLAPGIGEIIGGSQREERLDVLDSRMVEMGIDPEHMSWYRDLRRYGTVPHAGFGLGFERLVSYVTGMGNVRDVIPFPRTPRSANF; this is translated from the coding sequence ATGACTTACGCGCCTGTAAAAGACGTATTAAGCGGTAAGCTGGCAGTAGACAGTGAAGTCACTGTACGCGGCTGGATCCGTACACGTCGTGATTCCAAAGCTGGAATCTCTTTTCTTGCCATCTACGACGGCTCTTGTTTCGACCCGATTCAGGCCGTGGTCCCAAATAATCTGAATAATTACAACGACGAAGTATTAAAGCTCACCACGGGCTGCTCTGTTGAAGTAACCGGTAAGGTTGTTGAGTCCCCAGCGTCTGGCCAAGCGTTTGAACTGGCGGCCACAGAAGTAAAAGTGGTTGGCTGGGTTGAAGACGCTGACACTTACCCAATGGCGAAAACTCGTCACTCAATTGAGTACTTACGTGAAGTGGCTCATCTTCGCCCACGTACCAACGTCATCGGTGCGGTCGCTCGTGTTCGCCATACGCTGTCTCAGGCTATCCACCGTTTCTACCATGAGCAAGGCTACTACTGGCTATCTGCCCCATTGATCACGGCATCCGACGCAGAAGGTGCGGGTGAAATGTTCCGTGTATCCACACTGGATCTGGCTAACCTGCCACGTAAAGAAAACGGCGATGTCGACTTTAACGAAGATTTCTTCGGTAAAGAGACTTTCCTAACCGTATCTGGTCAACTTAACGGCGAAGCGTATGCGTGTGCTCTGAGCAAGATCTACACATTTGGCCCAACGTTCCGCGCGGAAAACTCAAACACCAGCCGTCACCTTGCGGAATTCTGGATGGTGGAGCCTGAAGTGGCGTTTGCGGATCTCAACGACATCGCGAAGCTTGCGGAAGATATGCTGAAATATGTATTCGCCGCGGTACTTGAGGAACGTCGTGACGATCTTGAATTCTTCGCCAGCCGTATCGACAAAGATGCCATCACCCGTCTTGAGCAATTCGTTAGCTCTGACTTTGCTCAAGTAGATTACACTGATGCGATCCAAATCCTGCTGGATTCTGGCCGCGAGTTTGAGTTCCCTGTGGAATGGGGCATCGACATGTCTTCTGAACATGAGCGTTACCTTGCAGAAGAACACTTCAAAGCGCCAGTGATCGTGAAGAACTACCCGAAAGACATCAAAGCGTTCTACATGCGTCTCAACGACGATGGTAAAACCGTGGCAGCGATGGACGTTCTTGCCCCTGGCATTGGCGAAATCATCGGTGGTTCTCAGCGTGAAGAGCGTTTAGACGTCCTAGATTCACGTATGGTGGAAATGGGTATCGATCCTGAGCACATGAGCTGGTACCGTGACCTGCGCCGTTACGGCACCGTGCCACACGCAGGCTTTGGTTTAGGCTTCGAGCGTCTGGTTTCTTACGTAACGGGTATGGGCAACGTACGTGACGTGATCCCATTCCCACGTACACCACGCTCTGCAAACTTCTAA